The proteins below come from a single Juglans regia cultivar Chandler chromosome 12, Walnut 2.0, whole genome shotgun sequence genomic window:
- the LOC108998963 gene encoding transcription factor CPC-like isoform X1 gives MSIIPSLKLHLLPAPGFLSFFCLVSPTLFLSQFSCCWKAMDKRRRKQAKTSSCCSEAEVSSIEWEFINMTEQEEDLIYRMYKLVGDRWALIAGRIPGRKAEEIERFWIMRHGEVFASRRKELKRYGS, from the exons ATGTCGATTATTCCCTCATTAAAACTACATTTACTTCCTGCCCCTGGGTTTCTCTCCTTCTTCTGTTTGGTCTCTCCGACTCTTTTTCTCTCCCAATTTTCTTGTTGCTGGAAAGCTATGGATAAGCGTCGCAGAAAGCAAGCCAAGACCAGTAGTTGCTGCTCTGAGG CAGAGGTGAGCAGTATAGAGTGGGAGTTCATTAACATGACGGAACAAGAAGAAGATCTCATCTATAGAATGTATAAGCTGGTTGGCGACag ATGGGCACTGATAGCTGGCCGGATTCCGGGTCGGAAAGCAGAAGAAATAGAGAGGTTTTGGATAATGAGACATGGAGAAGTGTTTGCTAGTAGAAGAAAAGAACTGAAGAGATATGGTTCCTAA
- the LOC108998963 gene encoding transcription factor CPC-like isoform X2 — MSIIPSLKLHLLPAPGFLSFFCLVSPTLFLSQFSCCWKAMDKRRRKQAKTSSCCSEEVSSIEWEFINMTEQEEDLIYRMYKLVGDRWALIAGRIPGRKAEEIERFWIMRHGEVFASRRKELKRYGS, encoded by the exons ATGTCGATTATTCCCTCATTAAAACTACATTTACTTCCTGCCCCTGGGTTTCTCTCCTTCTTCTGTTTGGTCTCTCCGACTCTTTTTCTCTCCCAATTTTCTTGTTGCTGGAAAGCTATGGATAAGCGTCGCAGAAAGCAAGCCAAGACCAGTAGTTGCTGCTCTGAGG AGGTGAGCAGTATAGAGTGGGAGTTCATTAACATGACGGAACAAGAAGAAGATCTCATCTATAGAATGTATAAGCTGGTTGGCGACag ATGGGCACTGATAGCTGGCCGGATTCCGGGTCGGAAAGCAGAAGAAATAGAGAGGTTTTGGATAATGAGACATGGAGAAGTGTTTGCTAGTAGAAGAAAAGAACTGAAGAGATATGGTTCCTAA